One Synechococcus sp. CC9605 genomic window carries:
- a CDS encoding thiamine pyrophosphate-binding protein gives MAPYRAPHRSPHSYFTMKGHEAILRQFLANGMDHMFGNPGTVEQGFLDALADVPEMKYILTLQESIAVLCADGYARARLKPALVQIHSSPGLGNAIGNLYQAMRGQAPLVVIGGDAGIKYQAMDAQMAADLVAMAEPVTKWSAMVQHPSSLLRMVRRAIKVAATPPCGPVYLCLPEDILDAEITEKIIPAHIPSLETCPGSLDLDRMVSAIQSAQNPIILVGDGVAWTGGVEKIVDLAETLGAKVYSADGGEINFPDDHLLNYGSTGHMFGDQSLPIMQSCDLCLTLGCYLLPEVFPHLGDIFNEDATIIHVDTNVDNIAKNHRVDISYVAEPHSVVTGLLPILKSLSSSWHNAAQQRRSKLESESPVVHNNVDQNYQVEPPYPSEAYDGINRSMRSGYFIKTLADKLPKETIIFDEALTNSPPVNRYLPGQKPGDRMLTRGGSLGTGFPGAIGAKIAYPDRCVIGFSGDGGSMYTIQCLWTAVRHNVAAKFIVCQNRSYKLLQSNISKFWQERGIEGREFPVPFDLSKPEICFSVIANSFGVSGERVVRPDQVGEAIDRMLNHDGPYLINLVLDGDIRPDLIGVRCGQ, from the coding sequence ATGGCGCCTTACAGGGCGCCTCATCGCTCACCCCATTCTTATTTCACTATGAAAGGCCATGAGGCAATCCTGAGGCAATTTCTTGCCAACGGAATGGACCATATGTTTGGAAATCCTGGGACAGTTGAGCAGGGATTTCTTGATGCTCTGGCTGATGTGCCAGAGATGAAATACATTCTCACCTTGCAAGAGTCTATTGCTGTGCTGTGTGCAGATGGATATGCGAGGGCACGATTGAAACCTGCTCTTGTTCAGATTCACAGTTCACCTGGACTAGGGAACGCCATTGGTAATCTTTATCAAGCCATGCGTGGGCAGGCTCCACTCGTTGTTATTGGGGGAGATGCTGGTATTAAATATCAAGCGATGGATGCCCAGATGGCTGCAGATCTGGTTGCAATGGCAGAGCCAGTGACAAAGTGGTCTGCAATGGTTCAACATCCATCCAGTCTTTTGAGGATGGTTCGCCGTGCTATCAAGGTTGCAGCAACACCTCCCTGTGGACCTGTTTATCTTTGCCTCCCTGAAGACATTCTGGATGCTGAAATTACGGAGAAAATAATCCCCGCTCATATCCCAAGCCTTGAAACATGTCCAGGCTCGCTGGATTTGGACCGTATGGTTTCTGCAATTCAGTCAGCACAGAACCCCATTATTTTGGTTGGCGATGGTGTGGCCTGGACCGGAGGTGTTGAAAAAATTGTTGATCTTGCAGAAACACTCGGCGCCAAGGTTTATTCGGCAGATGGTGGTGAAATTAATTTTCCTGATGACCACCTATTAAATTATGGAAGCACTGGGCATATGTTTGGTGATCAGAGTCTTCCGATCATGCAATCATGTGATTTATGTCTTACTTTGGGCTGTTATTTACTGCCCGAAGTTTTTCCTCATCTCGGTGACATTTTCAATGAGGATGCCACGATTATTCATGTGGATACCAACGTTGATAACATCGCTAAAAACCATAGGGTAGATATATCTTATGTGGCTGAACCCCATTCTGTCGTTACAGGGTTATTGCCCATTCTTAAATCACTCTCGTCTAGCTGGCACAACGCAGCTCAACAAAGACGATCAAAGCTCGAGTCAGAATCACCTGTAGTTCATAACAACGTAGATCAAAATTATCAAGTTGAACCTCCGTATCCATCTGAGGCCTATGACGGTATCAATCGTTCCATGCGTTCCGGATACTTTATTAAAACATTGGCAGATAAGCTTCCAAAGGAAACTATTATATTTGATGAAGCCTTAACCAATTCACCTCCGGTGAATCGCTACCTTCCTGGCCAAAAACCCGGTGATCGTATGTTGACGCGTGGGGGTTCCCTCGGTACAGGATTTCCAGGCGCCATTGGCGCAAAAATAGCCTACCCCGATCGATGTGTTATTGGCTTTTCCGGTGATGGGGGGAGTATGTACACCATTCAGTGTTTGTGGACTGCAGTAAGGCATAATGTTGCAGCAAAATTTATTGTTTGTCAAAATCGATCATACAAACTTCTTCAGTCCAATATCTCAAAATTCTGGCAAGAACGTGGAATTGAAGGTAGAGAGTTTCCAGTACCCTTTGATTTATCAAAACCTGAAATTTGCTTCAGTGTGATAGCTAATAGTTTTGGTGTGAGTGGAGAACGTGTTGTTAGGCCAGATCAAGTTGGAGAAGCAATTGATAGGATGCTCAACCATGATGGTCCCTACCTAATTAATCTAGTTCTCGATGGAGATATCAGACCTGATTTGATTGGCGTACGCTGCGGTCAGTGA